A single region of the Deferrivibrio essentukiensis genome encodes:
- the ldhH gene encoding L-lactate dehydrogenase (quinone) large subunit LdhH, translating to MKIKQEVKKKLNDKVLYTNLKNFASNYKVSRQNALTGLDFFKLRNDIYKSKDFSKEEIIALFEEFKQHVEKSGCTVLHAEDALTANKLITEICKKHNAEYIVKSKSMTSEEIKLNHYLEKQGLKPIETDLGEWILQIAGEHPSHMVMPAIHKTRQQVAKIFEKHTGEKINPDDIDKMVKIARKYLREYYFKAAVGITGANVAVASSGTIGIVTNEGNARLSSTVPPVHIVLVGYEKLVKNFSDAMKIIRLLPKSATGQNISTYVTWIKGSNPSFKSDTGNKHTYYIFLDNGRLSFFEHPFLKDALKCIRCGSCANVCPAYEMVGGHVFGDIYIGAIGLILTSMLHDEKKAKEILSLCIGCKACSFNCPAGIDLQSIISDLNVYMGKKYSVNPVKKFIYSAVMKNPAVFKTAMKTASFLQKPMLDETKENIKNIPYIPKEHNFRKLPSIKTKTFSELFTEKKFGEFKSSKKVFFYPGCAVEYFFPDMGVSMVEVLQKTGYQVDIPKAQVCCGLPAIHAGDGESGKKTILKNIKHMGNPDDYEAFLVLCPSCGMAIKEDFKKYTLDYIAEFKKSEKIGKKVMSFANFLKINNIRFQNEDDKKYTYHTPCHQGRGLGFVPEEFLKETFGENFIPLKDSDVCCGFGGSFSVDYPGISAGILDKKIENIINTKADCLLTDCPGCVMQIDGGLKQKGVNVKVKHLSEVLSNLKIQKK from the coding sequence ATGAAAATAAAGCAGGAAGTTAAAAAGAAATTAAATGATAAAGTACTTTATACAAATCTTAAAAATTTTGCATCCAATTACAAAGTATCAAGGCAAAATGCCCTTACGGGACTTGACTTTTTTAAACTGAGAAATGACATCTACAAATCAAAAGATTTCAGTAAAGAAGAGATTATAGCCCTGTTTGAAGAGTTTAAGCAGCATGTTGAAAAATCTGGATGTACGGTTTTACACGCAGAAGATGCTTTAACTGCAAATAAACTTATTACTGAAATCTGTAAAAAACATAATGCAGAATATATTGTTAAATCAAAATCTATGACAAGCGAAGAGATAAAGCTCAATCATTATCTTGAAAAACAGGGGCTTAAACCGATTGAAACTGACCTTGGAGAGTGGATTTTACAAATTGCAGGAGAGCATCCCTCACATATGGTTATGCCTGCAATACACAAAACAAGACAGCAGGTAGCAAAAATTTTTGAAAAACATACAGGGGAAAAGATTAACCCCGATGACATAGACAAGATGGTCAAAATAGCAAGAAAATATCTGAGAGAATACTATTTCAAGGCTGCAGTAGGGATAACCGGTGCAAATGTAGCAGTTGCATCTTCAGGCACAATCGGAATAGTTACAAATGAGGGGAATGCAAGACTATCCTCTACTGTCCCTCCTGTACATATAGTATTGGTAGGATATGAAAAACTTGTTAAAAACTTTTCCGATGCAATGAAAATAATAAGACTTTTACCTAAAAGCGCCACCGGTCAAAACATAAGCACATACGTGACATGGATAAAAGGCTCAAACCCTTCATTTAAAAGCGATACAGGAAATAAACACACTTACTATATATTTCTGGATAATGGCAGGTTGAGCTTCTTTGAACATCCTTTTTTAAAAGATGCATTAAAATGTATAAGATGCGGCTCATGTGCAAACGTATGCCCTGCTTATGAAATGGTGGGAGGTCATGTCTTTGGAGATATTTATATTGGTGCAATTGGACTTATTTTGACTTCGATGCTTCATGATGAAAAGAAAGCAAAAGAAATACTAAGCCTTTGTATCGGCTGCAAAGCCTGCTCTTTCAACTGCCCCGCCGGGATAGATTTACAATCGATTATCTCAGATTTAAATGTTTATATGGGTAAAAAATATTCAGTTAACCCCGTTAAAAAATTTATTTACTCTGCTGTAATGAAAAATCCTGCAGTTTTCAAAACAGCAATGAAGACAGCCTCATTTTTACAAAAACCTATGCTTGATGAGACCAAAGAAAATATTAAAAACATTCCTTACATCCCTAAAGAGCATAATTTTAGAAAATTACCTTCAATTAAGACAAAAACATTTAGCGAGCTTTTCACAGAAAAAAAATTTGGTGAGTTTAAATCTTCAAAAAAAGTATTTTTCTACCCAGGATGTGCCGTAGAATATTTTTTCCCTGATATGGGGGTATCTATGGTAGAGGTTTTACAAAAAACAGGTTATCAGGTGGATATTCCTAAAGCTCAAGTCTGTTGCGGACTGCCGGCAATACACGCAGGGGATGGAGAAAGCGGGAAAAAAACAATATTGAAAAATATAAAACATATGGGCAACCCTGACGATTATGAAGCATTTTTGGTATTGTGTCCAAGCTGTGGAATGGCTATCAAGGAAGATTTTAAAAAATATACCCTCGACTATATTGCAGAATTTAAAAAATCGGAAAAAATTGGTAAAAAGGTAATGTCATTTGCCAATTTTTTAAAGATAAACAATATCCGCTTTCAAAATGAAGATGATAAAAAGTATACCTACCACACACCTTGTCATCAAGGCAGAGGCTTAGGATTTGTGCCGGAAGAATTTTTAAAGGAAACATTCGGAGAAAATTTTATACCTTTAAAGGATAGTGATGTTTGCTGCGGCTTTGGAGGCTCATTTTCAGTAGATTATCCAGGTATCTCGGCAGGAATCCTTGATAAAAAGATTGAAAATATAATTAACACTAAGGCAGACTGTCTATTGACCGACTGCCCCGGATGTGTAATGCAGATTGACGGCGGTCTCAAACAAAAAGGTGTCAATGTAAAGGTAAAACATTTAAGCGAAGTTTTAAGCAACCTAAAAATCCAAAAAAAGTAA